In Flavobacterium piscisymbiosum, the sequence CTTACCTATTCTATCAATATTATCTAAATGGCTAAAAAAATGAAAAGGTTTACAGATTCTCTTTGAAACTTCTGGTGTAAAAATTCTTTCTGCTCTTCGATCTACATTTTCAGAACTAGGAAATTTTGTTAGTGTATACATTTCCAAAAAACGTCTCAAAATATTAGGGATAATTAATAATTTATCCGAATTAAGAGGCTTTCTAAGTTTATTAAAATCATATATTTCTTTAAATAAGTAGTGATATTCAGAAGAATATTTGTCAAAAATATCAGGTAATATTTTTATTTCAGATGTATTGTAAGCTCTATTTCTTTCAATAAAATATCTAGACTCTTTTTTATTTAAAGGTAATTCTTTTAGAAGGTTGAAAAACTCAAAATTATGAGAAGAAAAGAATAATTGTTTACATGTTATATCCCATTGACCATTTATATTTTTATTTGAAAACAACATTTCTTTTAACAATGAATTAATTTGAAAAATATGATTACCATCTAGACTCGAAATAGGGTCATCAATAAACATTATATAGTCTTTGAATTTTCCTTTCGATTCTAATGCTTTAATAGAAACCAGAAAGTGAGAAAATGCTATTGCTGTTTTTTCTCCTTCACTTAGATTCGACGCATTTTCATTGTTTCTTAATAAAATAAATTTTTTAGATTGTTCATCTAATTTTATTTCAATATCATTTCTGCTTAGAAAACTTTGAATAAAATAAGTATACTGTTCAGCTCCTTCTTTGTCACTTTCTTTAAGTGATTCATAACTTTCTATTTCTCTCTCTAACCTTTGTATTTTTTGGTCTAGCTTTTCTATTTCAAAAAGTGCTTTTTCGTATTTGTTTTCTTTTGAAAGGTATTTTTCTGTTTTCAAAAAAGAAGCAACTAGATGATCAATTAATTTTCCTCTTTCCTGATTAATTATAAAATTGAAATTGCTCGAAAATTCGTTGTTTTTTTTGATAAGGTTATTAAGTTGTTCTATTAACGAAATATTAATTTTGATATTAAATGAAGGTATTGGTTTGACCTTTGT encodes:
- a CDS encoding AAA family ATPase, yielding MQLNKIQNINFPSSSNDLNLGFTNDYIEIKSKLDEMLSKYKKYLNNIILKLDLKISNNLYTKVKPIPSFNIKINISLIEQLNNLIKKNNEFSSNFNFIINQERGKLIDHLVASFLKTEKYLSKENKYEKALFEIEKLDQKIQRLEREIESYESLKESDKEGAEQYTYFIQSFLSRNDIEIKLDEQSKKFILLRNNENASNLSEGEKTAIAFSHFLVSIKALESKGKFKDYIMFIDDPISSLDGNHIFQINSLLKEMLFSNKNINGQWDITCKQLFFSSHNFEFFNLLKELPLNKKESRYFIERNRAYNTSEIKILPDIFDKYSSEYHYLFKEIYDFNKLRKPLNSDKLLIIPNILRRFLEMYTLTKFPSSENVDRRAERIFTPEVSKRICKPFHFFSHLDNIDRIGKQSEYMADIPIACKELVTYIKKKDKLHYEALVNSIIK